Proteins encoded within one genomic window of Solenopsis invicta isolate M01_SB chromosome 10, UNIL_Sinv_3.0, whole genome shotgun sequence:
- the LOC120358849 gene encoding uncharacterized protein LOC120358849, translating into MATKHLLTAWGFNEAVIDNFVAQEIEIEQFNNLTEEDLKILIPNIGPRRKFQANLKKYFDEIAQQPIEVNLIEREDLDLQESKKIKLDDLDVQDLDLQENKKIKLDDIIPPNSPSASSTSASTGYEGKNIINLFILLSNAPTADIKPAADNKYVKKKLNNNLRNKLAKIIVSNELSPNIHSTITSERACFLSEQLIRLFPTEDKNVWHIKNKKGESQGRGKILTKYYCIRRKLNKAGLLHVKSTTDFVHVPSDNEENDDNYEENILWLKNNCKPWQTVTEYWSLTSKMRLKALQSNNQSCNEYMIQFPALFDPLGYVLLEKDFETLYPNCTLKLYAAWKKISNFVISKVPSKVKNRLDNVSTPGKIFIVSFHTQ; encoded by the exons ATGGCCACGAAACATCTGCTGACTGCATGGGGATTTAACGAAGCAGTAATAGATAATTTTGTAG CTCAAGAAATAGAAATTGAACAATTTAACAACTTGACCGAAGAAGATCTGAAGATCTTAATTCCTAACATTGGTCCCCGACGAAAATTTCAAgctaatttgaaaaaatattttgatgag attGCACAACAACCCATCGAAGTAAATTTAATTGAGCGAGAAGATTTGGACTtacaagaaagtaaaaaaataaaattagatgatTTGGACGTACAAGATTTggatttacaagaaaataaaaaaataaaactagatGACATTATTCCTCCAAATTCACCGTCTGCATCTTCAACATCTGCAAGTACAGGATATGAAggtaagaatattattaatcttt TTATACTATTATCAAATGCTCCTACAGCAGACATAAAGCCTGCAGCTGATAACAAATATGTAA aaaaaaaactaaataataatctAAGAAATAAATTGGCCAAAATAATAGTGAGTAATGAACTGTCACCAAATATACATAGCACAATAACTAGCGAAAGGGCATGTTTCCTGAGTGAACAGCTAATAAGACTTTTTCCTACTGAAGACAAA aatgtttggcatattaaaaataagaaaggcGAATCACAAGGCAGaggaaaaattttgacaaagtATTATTGTATAAGGCGAAAACTAAATAAAGCTGGCTTACTGCATGTGAAAAGTACTACAGATTTTGTTCACGTTCCATCTGATA aCGAAGAAAATGACGACAATTACGAAGAAAATATACTATGgctcaaaaataattgtaaaccgTGGCAAACTGTGACTGAATACTGGTCTTTGACTTCAAAGATGCGATTAAAAGCTCTTCAAAGTAATAATCAGTCTTGTAACGAATATATGATTCAGTTTCCAGCTCTTTTTGATCCTTTAGGCTACGTATTa CTAGAGAAAGATTTCGAAACATTGTATCCAAATTGTACTTTAAAATTGTATGCTGcttggaaaaaaatatcaaactttGTAATCAGTAAGGTACCATCTAAAGTGAAGAACCGTCTTGATAATGTATCTACGccaggtaaaatatttattgtctcTTTTCATACACAATAA
- the LOC120358896 gene encoding uncharacterized protein LOC120358896 isoform X1 — MPTCFLCKETVQSVNSLLTHFTVKHYVNSFTVFKCGENGCVREWSSWNSLRKHLLGSIHNFSLRPTIMNNTYEQPTANTKITEKFVIHENMNIDEIFSLENAISENLLVTPAQFKSLVKNCFDAFVAKLYDSSSIPRNDIQSIIKDTTLFLTSGHISVLQEKVLSQLNALGSNNEIIQDITLMFNTVEDPFHHLSTEYKCKEYFKSCGNYIAPIEYCIGKRRVRKNTGSCIVERMKDVCSYFIPLTQTLQKFFELPNAFTAIIHYINLLRNSDTITNFIQSKLWYDKRKNFEDDAIVFPLFIYYDDWEVNNPLGSHSTCLGGVYYYIPCLPPECVSRLENIFLALLFNTEDRKEFGNKQTFAPLIEELIVLEQVGITVTVNGNQYKIYFVLSLLLGDNLGLHAMCGFVESFRANYTCRFCKIHRNISQTTCLEDDYILRTRESYNVDLASANCSINGIKEECVFHAITSFHVVDNAYVDIMHDVLEGIAHYDMIPITNHFIQIGDFTLSGLNYSLQMFHYGPSIQNKPPSISDDFATKNKFKMTASEMLTFCKLFGVIIGHKVKSYNDPFWKLYLLLKEIIEFIFSKSVSQESASAFKILVEEHHIQYLKCTKQYLKPKHHNLIHYARVMMQCGPLVSLSVIRLEGFHKALKKISNVVMSRQNIAFSIVTRYQFLFCYRLMAKESILPNIQTGSGNIIDISENHHFDNFMLSLPNDINYNACFVTN, encoded by the coding sequence ATGCCTACTTGCTTTTTGTGCAAAGAAACTGTACAATCTGTAAACAGTCTGTTAACGCATTTCACGGTCAAACATTATGTCAATTCATTCACTGTATTTAAATGCGGTGAAAATGGATGCGTTAGAGAATGGTCTTCTTGGAATTCATTACGAAAACACTTGCTTGGATcaattcataatttttctttaaggcCTACGATTATGAATAATACTTATGAGCAACCTACTGCTAATACAAAAATTACCGAGAAATTTGTAATTCATGAAAATATGAATATTGATGAAATATTCTCACTAGAAAATGCTATTAGTGAGAATTTATTAGTAACTCCCGCCCAGTTTAAATCacttgtaaaaaattgtttcgatgcttttgttgcaaaattatacGACAGTTCTTCCATTCCACGAAATGACATTCAATCAATTATTAAGGATACCACATTATTTCTAACAAGTGGCCATATTTCTGTGTTACAAGAAAAAGTTCTTTCACAATTAAATGCACTTGGttctaataatgaaataatacaagatatcacattaatgtttaatacaGTAGAAGATCCTTTTCATCATCTTAGTACCGAATACAaatgtaaagaatattttaaatcatgtgGTAATTATATAGCTCCTATTGAATATTGTATAGGTAAAAGAAGAGTACGTAAAAATACTGGATCATGTATTGTGGAACGTATGAAAGATGTTTGCAGTTACTTCATACCTCTAACGCAaacgttacaaaaattttttgagttGCCTAATGCTTTTACTgctataatacattatattaatttgctcAGAAATTCAGATACCATTACAAACTTTATTCAATCTAAACTTTggtatgataaaagaaaaaactttgaagatgATGCTATTGTTTTTccattgtttatatattatgatGATTGGGAAGTTAATAACCCATTGGGATCCCATAGTACTTGTCTTGGAGGAGTATATTATTACATACCGTGTTTGCCACCTGAATGTGTATCTcgattggaaaatatttttttagctcTCTTGTTTAACACAGAAGACCGTAAAGAATTTGGAAATAAACAAACATTTGCACCTTTAATTGAAGAATTGATTGTTTTGGAACAAGTCGGAATAACAGTTACTGTTAATGGAAatcagtataaaatttattttgtgctAAGTTTACTGTTGGGAGATAATTTAGGCCTTCATGCTATGTGTGGATTCGTTGAAAGTTTTCGAGCTAATTATACATGTCGATTTTGCAAAATTCATCGTAACATTTCTCAAACTACTTGTCTTGAGGATGATTATATTCTCAGAACACGTGAATCGTATAATGTGGACTTGGCTTCAGCAAACTGTTCAATTAATGGGATCAAAGAGGAATGTGTCTTTCATGCAATCACTTCATTTCATGTTGTAGACAATGCTTACGTTGATATCATGCATGATGTTCTAGAAGGTATCGCTCATTACGATATGATCCCAATAACAAATCATTTTATTCAGATTGGTGATTTTACTTTATCAGGTCTTAATTATAGTCTGCAAATGTTTCATTATGGTCCTAGTATACAAAACAAACCACCTAGTATTTCAGAtgattttgcaacaaaaaataaatttaaaatgacagCTTCGGAAATGTTGacattttgtaaactttttggAGTAATTATTGGACATAAAGTAAAATCGTATAATGATCCATTTTGgaaattatacttattattaaaagaaataattgaatttattttcagtaaatCGGTATCACAAGAATCTGCTTCTGCATTCAAAATATTAGTAGAAGAGCATCATATACAATACTTGAAATGCACAAAGCAATATTTGAAACCAAAACATCATAATCTCATTCATTACGCAAGAGTCATGATGCAATGTGGACCACTTGTTTCTTTATCTGTAATTAGACTTGAAGGTTTTCATAAAgctcttaaaaaaatttcgaatgTTGTCATGTCAAGGCAAAATATTGCCTTTTCGATTGTTACtcgatatcaatttttattttgctatagACTTATGGCTAAAGAAAGTATTCTTCCAAATATTCAAACAGGATCAGGAAATATCATTGATATTAGTGAAAATcatcattttgataattttatgttatcacTACCAAATGATATAAACTATAATGCATGTTTTGTTACTAATTGA
- the LOC120358850 gene encoding uncharacterized protein F54H12.2-like → MFNQIDVYFNQKLVSPPNNAYAYRAYIEALLNYASPAKTSHLTSCLWDTDTPSFMDEPVDSPTNQALVRRARYIQGGRALDLIGHLHCDVFYQDKFLINGVEVRMRLVRSKDSFCLMETNSKIRILDASLLVRRAKITPKVLLAHARMLSKTTAKYPLTRVEVKTFTIHSGLVGESLDNVILGQLPKRIIVGFVDNKAFNGDRKLNPFNFKNYGINFLSLYADGMLIPSRPLQQSFKKDEPLYIEAYHTLFSGTGIHFLNEGNSISRDDYSNGYCLFAFDLTPDLSANCAGHWNLVKHGSLRLEVRFEKALTATVNCIVYAEFDNVLEIDSSRQVIVDFSG, encoded by the coding sequence ATGTTCAATCAAATCGACgtgtatttcaatcaaaaactcGTGTCACCTCCAAACAACGCTTACGCTTACCGCGCATACATCGAGGCGTTATTAAATTATGCTTCACCCGCAAAAACTTCCCATCTCACCTCTTGTCTGTGGGACACGGATACTCCCAGTTTCATGGACGAGCCGGTAGATTCGCCAACAAATCAGGCTCTCGTGAGACGCGCTCGTTACATTCAAGGAGGACGTGCGTTGGATCTCATAGGACATCTTCACTGCGACGTTTTTTATCAAGACAAATTCTTAATTAACGGGGTGGAAGTTAGAATGAGACTCGTACGTTCCAAAGATTCGTTTTGTCTAATGGAAACAAATTCGAAAATCCGCATTCTAGACGCTAGCCTACTTGTAAGAAGAGCAAAAATAACTCCCAAAGTATTACTAGCGCATGCGAGAATGCTGAGTAAAACCACTGCCAAGTATCCCCTTACGAGAGTCGAAGTTAAAACGTTCACGATACATTCTGGTCTCGTGGGAGAATCGTTAGACAATGTAATACTTGGACAGCTACCGAAACGAATAATAGTTGGCTTTGTTGATAACAAAGCGTTTAACGGCGACAGAAAATTAAACCCGTTTAACTTTAAGAATTACGGCATAAATTTCCTTTCGCTCTACGCTGACGGAATGCTGATTCCAAGTAGACCGTTACAGCAGAGCTTTAAGAAAGACGAACCGCTCTACATCGAAGCGTATCACACCCTCTTTTCCGGAACAGGCATACATTTTTTGAACGAGGGAAATTCTATAAGCAGAGACGATTACTCTAACGGATATTGCCTCTTCGCTTTTGATCTTACACCCGATCTATCGGCTAATTGTGCTGGGCATTGGAATCTCGTGAAACATGGAAGCTTACGACTAGAAGTGAGATTTGAAAAGGCACTTACCGCGACCGTTAATTGCATCGTGTATGCCGAGTTCGATAATGTTCTAGAAATCGATTCATCTCGGCAAGTCATAGTCGATTTTTCTGGATAG
- the LOC120358896 gene encoding uncharacterized protein LOC120358896 isoform X2 — MPYLFPVNTIRNGKAQNWRPSRKESEEGFLLHVKIIADLETTLEERTVKLRSLGQPSQSVAVIIGPSFDEIKQCFVVIDIFRSEVETPLKAVDLVFKLCNALNIRYPVEVGQLFMFLQRAVYEFDTLWDKHKNSQLTSSVLATIQEYKSF, encoded by the exons ATGCCTTATTTGTTTCCTGTGAACACGATAAGAAATGGCAAAGCACAAAATTGGAGGCCTTCTAGAAAAGAATCTGAAGAAGGATTTCTTCTGcatgtaaaa ataatagCAGATCTTGAAACAACATTAGAGGAACGAACGGTAAAATTGCGATCACTTGGTCAGCCATCACAATCTGTTGCAGTAATAATAGGTCCTTCTTTCGATGAAATTAAACAGTGTTTTGTCGTCATTGATATATTTAGATCTGAAGTGGAAACACCTCTAAAAGCCGTGGACCTTGTCTTCAAATTATGTAACGCTTTAAACATTCGATATCCTGTAGAGGTAGGACAACTGTTTATGTTTTTACAAAGAGCTGTATATGAATTTGATACTTTGTGggataaacataaaaattcgCAACTGACTTCTTCAGTTTTGGCGACTATAcaagaatataaatcattttaa